In a single window of the Petrotoga olearia DSM 13574 genome:
- the pstA gene encoding phosphate ABC transporter permease PstA: MEKLKKQTGIDSIISIIFRIISYIAFGIIMAIIIIVIVDGARYFTPAFFIEYPSQGMTAGGIGPAILGSLLMIFFILLFSIPIGVLTGTFLSEYGSKSRLGRIIDVSVTSLSGVPSVVYGLFGLALFSITLGFGTSLLSGSLTLAIMTLPVISSSVKEALASLPRELRESAYALGAKKTETIYKILFPAARNRIITAILIGSGRVIGETAPVLLTGAVFYSTQLPNSLLDPVMTLPTHIYFITMAYGENAQWMAKATSAFLIILILVIYSIAFKIRGGNQKS, encoded by the coding sequence TTGGAAAAATTGAAGAAACAAACAGGAATAGATTCAATAATTTCAATCATTTTCAGGATCATAAGTTATATTGCATTTGGTATAATAATGGCAATAATTATAATAGTTATAGTAGATGGTGCAAGATATTTTACCCCAGCCTTTTTTATTGAATATCCAAGTCAAGGTATGACTGCAGGAGGAATTGGACCAGCTATATTAGGAAGTCTTCTGATGATATTTTTCATACTATTATTTTCAATTCCTATAGGAGTTTTAACAGGTACCTTCCTTTCAGAATATGGCTCAAAATCAAGATTGGGAAGAATAATTGACGTTTCGGTTACCTCGTTATCTGGTGTTCCTTCGGTTGTTTACGGATTGTTTGGATTAGCTCTTTTTTCTATAACTCTTGGATTTGGAACATCACTTCTTAGCGGAAGTTTAACCTTAGCTATAATGACTTTACCAGTAATATCATCATCAGTGAAAGAGGCGCTTGCCTCTCTACCAAGAGAACTAAGAGAATCAGCTTATGCATTAGGAGCAAAAAAAACCGAAACTATTTACAAAATACTATTTCCAGCTGCAAGAAATAGAATAATAACCGCTATATTAATTGGTTCAGGAAGAGTAATTGGAGAAACCGCCCCTGTATTATTGACTGGTGCAGTTTTCTATTCAACTCAGTTACCGAATTCATTACTTGATCCTGTTATGACCCTCCCAACTCATATATACTTTATAACTATGGCATACGGAGAAAATGCACAATGGATGGCAAAAGCTACATCAGCATTCTTAATTATACTTATCTTAGTGATATACTCTATAGCCTTTAAAATAAGAGGAGGGAATCAAAAAAGTTGA